In Peptostreptococcus equinus, the DNA window TATTAATCAAACTAATTATACAAAAATCTCTTTTTAAATATATAAAACCCAAAATAAAAATAGGAATATTTAGAAATAAAGTAATAATACCTACATTGATACCCGTAAGAAAGTTTATCGCTGTACCAAGACCTGCTATTCCACCACTCAATAAATGAGCTGGCCTTAAAAAGCCATTAATTCCGACTGACATTATAAACAATCCTACTATAACAGTAGACATTCTTAAACCTGGATGTTCTTGAAATCTATCTCTAACTTGACTCATATTTTCCTCCATTCTTATATCCACTACATTATAACAGATTTTTAATAAAAAAATTACATCCTATAAAAAATTGCAAAATAGAATTTTTATGAATTTTTTATTCTTTTTTTAGAAAATTAAAATTTTAGAATTAAATAATAGAAAACCATCACAATTTTTGTTGTAATGGTTTTCTATTATTTATACTTATATGATTGCAATTATTAATTATTTGGCATTACTTGATTTTGTGATTGAATCTGTGTACTATTTGTACTTGGCTTTTTATTAGAACTTTTATCTGCTGGATTTTGTTTAGAAGGCGACTTTGTAGTTCCAGCTCCTACTCTAATTACACCTGTTTGTGCTGGATAGTGACTAGGTCCAATTTTTTCTGTCCTTATTGTATTTCCATTTTTATCTTTATATATCCTGTAGGTCATCATATTGTATCCTGGCCTTGAATATTTTTCTACTACTTTAGCTCCAGCAGGTAAAGATGGGTCCTTTATTGTTTTATTACCTCCACCATATGAACCTAACATTTCAGTTACAATATCTATCGTTTGTATATCTTCTTTTGAACCATATATTTCTGAAACTATATAATTACCTTGAATAAAGTTCTTTATATACACTGGATGTTTAAATGGATTCTTAAACTTCAAATCTTGACCTGGATCACCATCAAATACAGTTGAATCTCTACCCATGTCAACATAATCTGAAGGTATAGTATGGCTTCTTCTATCTGTAATCTGCATACCTGATAATAAAGCAGTATTAAAAATAGTAGAAGTTGTCTGACAGACACCACCACCTATTCCAGGAACTAGTTGTCCACTTTCAATTACTGGAGCTGTTCTATAACCTCTTTCAAGAGTCTTTTCCCCAGTTATTTTGTTAAATGAATATTCTTCACCTGGTTTTAGTAATATCTCACCAGACTCTATAGTAGATTTTTTTATGTTATAATCTCTACCTTCCATACCGCCAAATCTTGTTTTATAAGTTGATAGTCTCGCATCTATTCCCTTTAAATCTTCTTTATTAAATTTTGCTTTTTCAAGTTTCACCTCTAAAGTTGAAGTAAAAGTATCATTTTTAATAGATTCTTGCGCCATTTTTAATGATTTGTCTAAATTGACTTCTCTACCTGGTATGGAATCATTCACCACAGCCTTGTCATTTTCAAATGACATTGTAGCATTTTTTACCGGTGAATCTAAGCCTTTTTTTATACTTTGTATTTCAGCTTTCAACATATTTACATCATAAGATTTAACTAATTCAATCTTATTTTTACTACCAAAGTCAGATTTTAATGTATTAAATATGTTAGAGAAAAATCCTCCTTTTCTATTGTATAAGTACGCCTGATTTACAGTTTCTTTTATATTATAATTTAAAGCTAATTTATCTTTGTTTATTGTCCATTTTTTATTTTCAAATTTTAATTTTATGTTGGAAAATTTATTATTATTTTCTAATTTTTTAATTGCTTGATTTTTCGTCAGACCACCAATATTGATATCTGACACCATTACATTATTTGCAATTTTATTTGAACTCATTTGAATACTCGGTACACTTATAAGTCCAATTAATAATATTGCCACAACAGAAATTGATATTACTGCTTTTTTATTTTTTCTAAGAAAACTCATTTCTTTCTCCTTATACAAATACGCTATTATAAAAACAATACGTTTATAATTTCTAAAACACATTAAATTAATCTTAAATATCTATGATTTAGTTTAATTTAAAAAAATTATATCATATGTTGAATATATTTATCAATAAGCACAAGAAAATAAAAAATTATCTAATATAAATATTTTCTAAAAGGGGTTGCGTTTTCTGAACAACATGGTATAATATGTATATAAGGAGGTTTTATATGGATAAAATAGAATTTAAAGAGAGATTAAAGTATGTACTTAAAAAATCTAAAATTAGTCAAAATGAATTATCTAGATTGACTCAAATTAATAAAGGTTCTTTAAGTTCTTATATTTCAGGTAAATACCTTCCTAAGCAGGATAAGATATACATAATAGCTAAGGCTTTAAATATTAATCCACTGTGGTTAATGTGTGAATCTGATAATATTGATATCGATAAAAACAATATTCATCCTAACGAAGAAAATTCTTCCCTATATAGTTTTTTCGATATCGGTATTTCTGCTGGTATTCCAGATATAATTGAAGGTCAACAAGATAATAATAAAATAGAATTATCCGATTTACTTTTAGGTAAATATTCCGGACATAAAGATATAATATTAATGAGAGTTAATGGTGATTCTATGAATAAAGTAATACCACACAATTCATTTATAGCTGTATCCACCAATGTAAGTATTAATTCCATATCCAATGAAGAGATTGTTGTATTTTCTGATGAATATAACTATAGTGTCAAAAGGTTTATAAATGATAAAAAGAATCGTAGATATATTTTTAGACCAGATTCATATGATACATGCTTTGAAGATATTATATACTATTATGATAATTGTCAAAATTTATCTTTAATAGGCAAGGTTATAATGTATAGCGTTTCATTATAATGCTTAGGCAAAGTTAAATTAGCTATAAAAATATTTTTATAGCTTACTTTATTCAAGTATATTAAGTAATATATTATAAAAAAAATAAACACAGTAATCTGTGTTTATTTTATGATACTTTTTTATTGTTTCTTTTATTTCTATTGTTAAGTCTCGCTCTTTCGATTCTTTCTCTTTCTAATCTCATAATTAATGGTTTATTAATTGGTGCAAATAATTTATGACTATTATATAAAGCTATTAAAGTAGTTAAGGCTAAAGTAGCAACTACATAAAATAACATATAAAAGCTTAACGAAACAAAGACACCAGCAAATAAATTAATAATTATTAATGCAATACTAATCGCTCCAACAACAAATGCGGAAAATACCAAATATCTTGCTATACGACTAAAGAAACTATTAATTTTTATAGCAAAATCCTTCATATTACTACTTCCCTTCCATTGATTTTCGATTAGTATTATTGTTTATCATTTTTATAAATGCCAAAAATACATGTCAAATTTCATAAATTATATTCATCCTAGTAATATAATAACAAATTATGACACTTTTATCAATTGTATTTTCAAAGTTTTTGAAGTTTTTTTGAAGATAATTTTATAATATAGATTCTTTTGCTAGTTTATCTGCTAATTCATTAAATTCTACACCTGTATGAGCCTTTACTTTTATAAAGTTTATCTTTATCTTTTTCTTAGCTTCATCACAGAATTGCTTATAATATTTTGTACCGTCTTTATTAGCCTTCCATTCTCCTGTACACCACTTTTCAATACCATTATAATCAAAGTGAATA includes these proteins:
- a CDS encoding LexA family transcriptional regulator; the encoded protein is MDKIEFKERLKYVLKKSKISQNELSRLTQINKGSLSSYISGKYLPKQDKIYIIAKALNINPLWLMCESDNIDIDKNNIHPNEENSSLYSFFDIGISAGIPDIIEGQQDNNKIELSDLLLGKYSGHKDIILMRVNGDSMNKVIPHNSFIAVSTNVSINSISNEEIVVFSDEYNYSVKRFINDKKNRRYIFRPDSYDTCFEDIIYYYDNCQNLSLIGKVIMYSVSL
- a CDS encoding VanW family protein: MSFLRKNKKAVISISVVAILLIGLISVPSIQMSSNKIANNVMVSDINIGGLTKNQAIKKLENNNKFSNIKLKFENKKWTINKDKLALNYNIKETVNQAYLYNRKGGFFSNIFNTLKSDFGSKNKIELVKSYDVNMLKAEIQSIKKGLDSPVKNATMSFENDKAVVNDSIPGREVNLDKSLKMAQESIKNDTFTSTLEVKLEKAKFNKEDLKGIDARLSTYKTRFGGMEGRDYNIKKSTIESGEILLKPGEEYSFNKITGEKTLERGYRTAPVIESGQLVPGIGGGVCQTTSTIFNTALLSGMQITDRRSHTIPSDYVDMGRDSTVFDGDPGQDLKFKNPFKHPVYIKNFIQGNYIVSEIYGSKEDIQTIDIVTEMLGSYGGGNKTIKDPSLPAGAKVVEKYSRPGYNMMTYRIYKDKNGNTIRTEKIGPSHYPAQTGVIRVGAGTTKSPSKQNPADKSSNKKPSTNSTQIQSQNQVMPNN